A region of Massilia sp. KIM DNA encodes the following proteins:
- a CDS encoding DUF4254 domain-containing protein, which produces MNPLLDVSMLLRLHERALGESEPGWPATAPWGAIAANHRCNGLLWDEEDKARRRDVPAAEIAANKRRIDDFNQRRNDAVEAVDEALLARLADVEPGPGARLHSETAGAMIDRLSILALKIHHMQAQTRRKDVGDEHVAACEAKLARLRLQRADLAACLDTLLCGAAEGSVYFKVYRQFKMYNDAALNPYLSGQRSTEGARAGEG; this is translated from the coding sequence ATGAATCCGCTGCTGGACGTATCCATGCTGTTGCGGCTGCACGAGCGGGCCTTGGGCGAGAGCGAACCGGGCTGGCCCGCGACCGCACCCTGGGGCGCCATCGCCGCCAACCACCGTTGCAACGGCCTGCTGTGGGACGAGGAAGACAAGGCGCGCCGGCGTGACGTCCCCGCCGCCGAGATCGCCGCGAACAAGCGCCGCATCGACGACTTCAACCAGCGCCGCAACGACGCGGTCGAGGCGGTGGACGAGGCGCTCCTGGCCCGGCTGGCCGACGTCGAGCCCGGTCCCGGTGCGCGCCTGCACAGCGAGACGGCCGGCGCCATGATCGACCGCCTATCCATCCTGGCGCTCAAGATCCATCACATGCAGGCGCAGACGCGGCGCAAGGACGTCGGCGACGAACACGTCGCCGCCTGCGAGGCCAAGCTGGCGCGCCTGCGCCTGCAGCGCGCCGACCTCGCCGCCTGCCTCGACACCCTGCTGTGCGGCGCGGCGGAAGGGAGCGTCTATTTCAAGGTCTATCGCCAGTTCAAGATGTACAACGACGCCGCGCTGAACCCCTATCTGTCGGGCCAGCGTTCCACGGAAGGCGCCAGGGCGGGGGAGGGTTGA
- a CDS encoding glycosyltransferase has translation MDAVTVLVPTCGRPAALAATLATVAAQSHPRLQLVISDQGDEAAFERPEVAAVLRMLGALGREARCLRHLPRRGLAEQRDFLLSQASTPYVLFLDDDVLIEPELVARLLRVIRAHGCGFVGSAVHGLSHLASQRPQEEAIEFWEGKVEPEVVEPDGPAWARHHLHSAANLYHLQTRLGLARYAALPYRVAWVGGCVLYDSAKLREAGGFGFWRALPAQHCGEDVLAQLRVMARFGGCAIIPSGAYHMELPTTVPLRECDAPRVLWTPRRQEQA, from the coding sequence ATGGACGCCGTCACCGTGCTCGTCCCCACTTGCGGCCGGCCCGCCGCGCTGGCCGCCACGCTCGCCACCGTCGCGGCCCAGTCTCACCCGCGCCTCCAGCTCGTGATCTCCGACCAGGGCGACGAGGCTGCCTTCGAGCGCCCGGAGGTCGCGGCCGTGCTGCGCATGCTGGGCGCGCTCGGGCGCGAGGCGCGGTGCCTGCGCCACCTGCCGCGGCGCGGGCTGGCCGAGCAGCGCGACTTCCTGCTGTCGCAGGCGAGCACACCCTACGTCCTGTTCCTGGACGACGATGTCCTGATCGAGCCCGAGCTCGTCGCGCGCCTGCTGCGCGTGATCCGCGCGCACGGCTGCGGCTTCGTGGGCAGCGCCGTGCACGGCCTGAGCCACCTGGCCAGCCAGCGGCCGCAGGAAGAAGCGATCGAATTCTGGGAAGGAAAGGTCGAGCCCGAGGTGGTGGAGCCCGATGGCCCGGCCTGGGCGCGCCACCACCTGCACAGCGCCGCCAACCTCTACCACCTGCAGACGCGGCTCGGCCTGGCGCGCTACGCCGCCTTGCCCTATCGCGTGGCCTGGGTCGGCGGCTGCGTGCTCTACGACAGCGCCAAGCTGCGCGAGGCCGGCGGCTTCGGATTCTGGCGTGCGCTGCCGGCGCAGCATTGCGGCGAGGACGTGCTGGCCCAATTGCGGGTGATGGCGCGCTTCGGCGGTTGCGCCATCATCCCCTCGGGCGCCTACCACATGGAGTTGCCCACCACGGTGCCGCTGCGCGAATGCGACGCGCCGCGCGTGCTGTGGACGCCGCGCCGACAGGAGCAGGCATGA
- a CDS encoding glycosyltransferase family 9 protein codes for MKPAAHGLVPGVEGIAVLGPAAIGDFMFALPALHALRLAYPRARLTLLGKPWQAAFLAGRPVPVDEVVAMPPYPGMGAPPDSEPDAQARAFLERLRARRFDLACQMYGGGRYSNPFIQALGARVSVGAAASGAPRPDRWIAHRPHANHSLMLLQVAALAGAPPCIPERALVTTAADRALAAQALPLVADERIVVLHPGSSDARRRWAPERFAEVADALAARGARVVLSGDGADHAVVQAVARHMRTPPTPLQGELSLPALCGLLERAHLIVANDTGPLHLALALGKPAVGVFWFTNLAGSGTLWPQRLAPAVSARVHCPLCGAENLRRHCGHMVSFVDEVGAAEVTGLALSVFEEASCGAVSKATQTRADR; via the coding sequence ATGAAGCCCGCGGCGCATGGCCTGGTTCCGGGCGTCGAAGGCATCGCCGTGCTGGGCCCGGCTGCGATCGGCGATTTCATGTTCGCGCTGCCGGCCCTGCATGCGCTCCGGCTGGCCTACCCGCGGGCCCGGCTCACCCTGCTCGGCAAGCCCTGGCAGGCGGCCTTCCTGGCAGGACGTCCGGTGCCGGTCGACGAGGTGGTGGCGATGCCGCCTTACCCCGGCATGGGCGCGCCACCGGACAGCGAACCCGACGCCCAGGCCCGCGCCTTCCTGGAGCGCCTGCGTGCGCGCCGCTTCGACCTGGCCTGCCAGATGTACGGAGGAGGGCGCTACTCGAATCCCTTCATCCAGGCCCTGGGCGCGCGCGTCAGCGTGGGCGCGGCCGCGTCCGGGGCGCCGCGTCCGGATCGCTGGATCGCCCACCGGCCGCATGCCAACCACAGCCTGATGCTGCTGCAGGTGGCCGCGCTGGCGGGCGCGCCGCCATGCATCCCGGAGCGCGCACTCGTCACCACCGCCGCCGACCGCGCGCTGGCTGCGCAGGCGCTGCCGCTGGTGGCGGACGAGCGCATCGTGGTCCTGCACCCGGGGTCGAGCGATGCGCGGCGGCGCTGGGCGCCCGAGCGTTTCGCCGAAGTCGCGGACGCGCTCGCCGCCAGGGGCGCACGCGTCGTGCTCTCGGGTGACGGCGCCGACCACGCCGTGGTGCAGGCAGTGGCCCGCCACATGCGCACGCCGCCGACGCCGCTGCAGGGCGAACTCTCCCTGCCGGCGCTGTGCGGCCTGCTGGAGCGCGCCCACCTGATCGTCGCCAACGACACCGGGCCGCTGCACCTGGCCCTGGCCCTGGGCAAGCCGGCGGTCGGGGTCTTCTGGTTCACCAACCTGGCCGGCTCGGGCACCCTTTGGCCCCAGCGCCTGGCGCCGGCCGTGTCGGCGCGCGTGCATTGCCCGCTATGTGGCGCGGAGAACCTGCGCCGGCATTGCGGGCACATGGTGTCCTTCGTGGACGAAGTCGGCGCCGCGGAGGTGACCGGGCTTGCCCTCTCGGTTTTCGAGGAAGCGTCATGCGGCGCTGTGTCGAAGGCTACCCAAACAAGGGCGGATAGATAG
- a CDS encoding glycosyltransferase family 9 protein, with the protein MSIADLSVMRSILVFRALQLGDMLCAVPALRALRGAAPRARITLAGLPWAEQFAQRFPCYLDGFLAFPGDEALPEQAIQADRKDGFASSLRDLGPELAIQMHGDGSRTNAIVAGFGAPNCAGFFPSGGSPPVAWAGLPWPDHGPEPERLLKLTDCLGVARQGTQLEFPVQQTDLAELRASGLAEGIVSGSYFCVHPGARSRDKCWPAKCFAAAADHVALRWGLTPVLTGAANEAELAREVASQMRTPARVAAGPISVGAMAALMQGARLLICNDTGVSHIAAGLRLPSVVVFSKADIRRWAPADASLHRCLWDPAGVRIADVMAQSDSLMAGAAPPPAY; encoded by the coding sequence ATGAGTATCGCTGACCTGTCCGTCATGCGTAGCATCCTGGTCTTCCGCGCCTTGCAGCTCGGCGACATGCTCTGCGCCGTCCCGGCATTGAGGGCGCTGCGAGGCGCGGCCCCGCGGGCGCGCATCACCCTCGCCGGCCTGCCCTGGGCCGAGCAGTTCGCGCAGCGCTTCCCTTGCTACCTGGACGGATTCCTCGCCTTCCCCGGCGACGAAGCGCTTCCGGAGCAGGCGATACAAGCCGACAGGAAGGACGGCTTCGCGTCCAGCCTGCGCGACTTGGGCCCGGAGCTCGCGATCCAGATGCACGGCGATGGCTCGCGCACGAACGCCATCGTCGCCGGCTTCGGCGCGCCCAATTGTGCCGGCTTCTTTCCGTCGGGTGGCTCGCCACCCGTAGCCTGGGCAGGCCTGCCCTGGCCCGACCATGGGCCGGAGCCGGAGCGCTTGCTCAAACTGACGGATTGCCTCGGTGTAGCGCGACAAGGAACGCAGCTGGAGTTCCCAGTGCAGCAGACAGACCTCGCCGAGTTGCGGGCGTCCGGCCTGGCCGAGGGAATCGTTTCGGGAAGCTATTTCTGCGTGCACCCCGGCGCGCGTAGCCGTGACAAATGCTGGCCAGCGAAGTGCTTTGCGGCGGCCGCGGACCATGTCGCGCTGCGCTGGGGCTTGACGCCTGTCTTGACGGGCGCCGCCAATGAAGCCGAGCTTGCGCGCGAGGTGGCAAGCCAGATGCGCACGCCAGCGCGGGTGGCGGCCGGACCGATTTCGGTGGGGGCCATGGCCGCGCTGATGCAAGGTGCGCGCCTGTTAATCTGCAACGACACCGGCGTATCGCACATCGCGGCCGGCCTGAGGCTGCCAAGCGTCGTGGTGTTCAGCAAGGCCGATATACGACGCTGGGCGCCCGCCGACGCTTCGCTGCACCGATGCCTGTGGGATCCAGCAGGCGTCCGCATCGCCGACGTGATGGCGCAGTCGGACAGCCTGATGGCGGGTGCCGCACCGCCTCCGGCCTACTAG
- a CDS encoding GFA family protein produces the protein MSIRLASCSCGQLSARVAGEPVRVSICHCLACQRRTGSAFGQQARFPREKVTVSGASTVFARTGDEGSTARFHFCPQCGATVYYEAQGLEAYLTIPVGAFADPAFPPPTVSVYEERMHPWVQPPAGAEHIF, from the coding sequence GTGAGCATTCGATTAGCAAGCTGCAGCTGTGGCCAGCTCAGCGCCCGCGTGGCGGGCGAACCGGTACGCGTATCGATCTGCCATTGCCTGGCCTGCCAGCGCCGCACTGGCAGCGCCTTCGGCCAGCAGGCCCGCTTCCCGCGCGAGAAGGTCACCGTCAGCGGCGCGTCGACCGTGTTCGCGCGCACCGGCGACGAAGGCTCGACCGCCCGTTTCCACTTTTGCCCGCAGTGCGGCGCCACCGTCTATTACGAGGCGCAGGGACTGGAAGCCTATCTGACCATTCCCGTGGGGGCCTTCGCCGACCCCGCTTTCCCGCCCCCGACCGTGTCGGTGTACGAGGAAAGGATGCATCCCTGGGTCCAGCCGCCCGCCGGCGCCGAGCACATCTTCTGA